The window gggacattttaggtccacgtccgtcttgtagtggatgcagtgacccagaggtgtaccgcgcggcactatccacttggcgcctctagactgagcattgttgagatccttttgtgactcctgtttcttgactaccccggtatcatgatcatagcatgtgcatttcatataggtctgtatactcatacttttgtactgggcgttcttatcgctcacgtcctcggttttgtttattcttggacaccccatttccacggggcaggcctcaggttggacagctcaggaggagcaggaggaggacgttgagtagctggttggtttagttaatcggtatttttgttgacttttccgctgttatctctgattactgttattaagtaaagtgcatgcttaagttcttgcttagtaggtgatcctggaacgggtcactacacgtaccctggctcggggctccgcacctcgaccattcatgaagctaaggctccgcgccttggttatttataagcccagggttctcaaacctggctcggggctccgcacctcgaccattccaagtccctggacctgctccccggcccaaggctccgcaccttggttattgataagcccagggcactacaccctggctcggggctccgtacctcgaccatttatgaaggccagggctccgcaccctggttatctattaagtccagggatccgtaccctggctcggggctccgcacctcgaccattcatgaagctaaggctccgcgccttggttatttataagcccagggttctcaaacctggctcggggctccgcacctcgaccattccaagtccctggacctgctccccggcccaaggctccgcaccttggttattgataagcccagggcactacaccctggctcggggctccgtacctcgaccattcatgaaggcccaggctccgcgccttggttatttataagcccagggttctcaaacctggctcggggctccgtacctcgaccactcatgaaggcccaggctccgcgccttggttatttataagcccagggttctcaaacctggctcggggctccgtacctcgaccatttatgaaggccagggctccgcaccctggttatctattaagtccagggatccgtaccctggctcggggctccgcacctcgaccattccaagtcccgggacctgctccccggcccaaggctccgcaccttggttattcagTAAGTCCGAGAGACAAAAGGCCTCGGCATCTTATCTCAAGTCCATGAGGCACGATACTCCGGCATTTCTTCTCATTTCTAGGAGACATGAAGCCCCCGATGCTTTTATAGAACAAGATTGATTATCTCTTTGGGAATCCAAGCATGactgatcgggacagcgagtatgactctaacccgactatttaagggatgtgtgatgatacccttgtaagagcccgggtcattgatgacccggaatatcaaatggattcccaaatccgagtaagtctgcaggtggattcttctggagccgggcaggtgcaagcccatgctcgactctccgggcagtcataggcccgggctcttgtataaatctccagggaggcattctacccggccacctcggtatgagcaccgcactcgagtatactaacagaataggatgtgggcgactgtcccatctctgacaccgtgccgatgagttgacatgtcagaatatagggtgtgctcagccgtcctactataattagtagctaggtagcacggagaacgaggtcatcattactcCTCAtattataaataccaggttttctCTTTACATTTGGGGGggattcattcattcattcacaccaatcacacagccatcacttggctacattggttttattgcttgagtaccctgctgacttaagcatcggagtggtcacgccggacacccctccggcgcccattcacgagttcctttcattgtgtGCAGGTTACAGCTGAAGCCATATTACGGAGATATATCTCATTGCTCTTATTCCCATCATTATATTGATAGCAGATCCGGTGGAGCTCCCGACCCGGCTCACCCATTTCACCAGGATCGCATCAATATGTATAAATGAATTATAGCATGAAGTAGCATTTAAAAAATAGATGATTGGTATAGCATGAAGTAGCATGAAGTAGCAATCAagtaacaaaaaatatataaataaaataaaaaattaatatgtgaATTTTAAAAAGGAGAAATAGCATAATTGGTCCCGTCGACCATTTTTAATGCAAAATAACCCCGTTGAAATTCTCGCCCAGTTTGTCAGGTTTGTTGCTTCTTTATTTCAATTGATAATTGGAAAGAGGCTCATTTCACATCTAACAGATGATgtcaattatttttcaaattgcAGAATATATAAAAAGAATGTTTTTAGATTATAATTACGATATTGTTTTTGACTATAAGGTTACGTTTGGTTGGaatgataggataaactaatgcttaatatgtaaatgataaagaaaatgattgtggtaggattATAATATaaggtgtaaaataatattatgtttggtatgatttgtAAGAGtatgataattttgaattttttgatgaaaagacaaaATTGTCCTTTCCCTTCCCGACGGCGGCCGGCCGGCCGGAAACGGCTGACGGGGGCGGCGGCCTGAAACGGCCGGCCGGAAAATTCGGCCGGCGCCGGCGATCGGTCGGCCGGTGGTCGGATGGCGGCGGTCGTGGCGGCGGCGGCGACGGTCGGtgacgggaagtggtggtgagtttgaatataagagaagggtaaaattggaaaaataggaggtattaagagtgggataaataatcctaagGGGTGAagatgtattattttaacctatctaatataacctaatcattcataggagagATTGACTTGGTTTAATAAAAATCGAACCAAACGAGTGATTAGgtgtgtttaaaaaaaataaacccgCCTAATCAAGCAAACCAAACACTTCCTAAATATATAATGTGATTGTATGCACCAGTGATAGGACTTAAACGTGGAACGAGATTTGCTTATTTCTGACAAAGAAAATACAATAAGATAAAGAAAGTACAAAAAAACATCTAAAtctattttgaaaaaattaaaaaaacttcTCGTAATCTAATACTAACAAATCTCAATACCTCGACTTTAATCATTGTGTCAAGACCTTATCGGCTATATTTATAAAAAGGAATTACTCTAAAGTAggtcttgtgagacgatctcacgcatctttatctgtaagacgggtattcacaataaaaataatactctcagcataaaaaattaaaaaaaattcatgaatgacccaaataaaagatatatCTCACGAGATACAACCCATAAAATCAtcgcacacaaatttttattttattcaatGGCTAACTCATGAAATCGgaacattaaatataaataagaGATGCCAGTGGATAGCTTGAAATGGTACCGACCTCTATGCATACATCCCTATAAATAGCACGAGACTGGCACACTCTACAATGGCCGCCGTTAAAATACTCTCTACTTCCCTCAATCTCCTCGCTTCTTCTACCTCTTCTTCGTCCTCTTGTCACTATCACTATTGCCCCTCCGTTTTTGCAAAATTCAGATTTAGACCTGTCTGGGATATTTCCGTTTCTATCCCACCATTCTCGTCCAAAAGAGCGAAGCGAATGGCTCACTCAATTGCGCGTGCCACTCTCGGCCTTACTCAGCCGAACAATATCGACCCACCTAAGGTTTTCCTTCCATGGAAACGGTGTTGGTTGCGTTTTCTGAAGATTAATTTTCGATTGATTTGTGTTTTGTCTTTGTTTGGTAGtcttggattttattttggagcATCTGTAGAGTTTGCAGTCTATTAGGTTACTCACGCAATGAATCTTGTGGGTttgatttaattttgttttgtaGATTTATGTTGGTGTATTTGAATGTCTGTTTTTATCAAATTTTCAGACTTTTTGAAAATCTTAACTGGATATGATAAAGTTCattgtttataatatttttttttggatttcttAGGATATGTAGTTCGGTCTTCTTCTATGGTTGCTtgctatttttttgttgtggttGTTTTGGTTGAAATTCTAATATAATTTTTTCTCGAtcttttatgttattaattCCCAATTAGATTGGTTGTCGGAAAAAAAAGGATTGGTTGTCTCTCTGTTCATATACATCTTACTCAGAAATGGGTATCGTGTTTATGTTATGATACATGTATGCAGATGCGTTGAAAAACTTGTCTTTTGTTTGGGGGATTTTAATCTTTTCGGCTTTACTTAGTTGGTTATTTATTTGAATGGTGTAAGATCTCATTTGCCGCAAAAGAGATTGATTTGGCGGAATGGAGAGGAGACATACTTGCTGTTGGTGTCACAGAGAAGGATATGGCCAAAGATGAGAATTTGAAGTTCAAGAATTTAGTTTTGCAAAAACTAGATTCACACTTGGGTGGATTGCTATCGGAAGTCTCATCCGAGGAGGATTTTACTGGAAAGAGTGGACAGTCAACAATTCTCAGGCTTCCCGGTCTTGGTTCAAAACGGGTTGGTTTAATCGGGCTTGGATCAACTTCAGCTACTTTGGCCTATCATGGTCTTGGTGAGGCTGTTGCTGCGGCAGCCAAGTCGACTCAGTCAAGTAATGTGGCAATCACACTTGCTTCTTCCGAAGGCTTATCTTTGGAATCAAAGCCAGCCACTGCTTCAGCAATCGCTGCTGGTACCCTTTTTCCTTTGGTTCCTAGATATTACTCGACACATGACATTTTTTGTTTCTACTTCGGAAAAAGGCAGAAACTTATGATGTTCGAATATATACAGGTGCTGTATTGGGAACTTTTGATGATAATCGGTTTAAGTCCGAATCCAAGACGCCAGTCCTCAAATCTGTGGATATTCTTGGACTTGGTACTGGACATGAGATTGAGAAAAAACTTAAGTATGCCGAAGATGTCTGTTCAGGGATCATTCTGGGAAGAGAACTTGTGAATGCCCCCGCAAATGTAGTCACCCCTGGTCAGTATATTTTTGCTACTGTTTTCTCCGTTTAATGTAATCAGAAGGCTAATAACATTACTTCCAGTGTCCACCGATATTTGCCCTCTGGAGATATTGTTTCCTTTGGACTTTTTTCTGTggtatttatttattgtataaTGTCTTGGCCTTTGTGGCATGGTACTCTTTTTTGTTACATTCTAACATGGGGTTTTTTCAGGAGTACTTGCTGAAGAAGCCAAAAAGATTGCATCACAGTATAGTGATGTTTTTTCTGCAAAAATTTTGGATGTAGAGCAGTGCAAAGAATTGAAAATGGGTTCCTACTTAGGCGTTGCTGCTGCATCTGCTAATCCTCCACATTTCATCCATTTATGTTACCGACCTCTGAATGGAGAAGTCAAAACCAAGCTGGCCTTAGTTGGAAAAGGCTTGACTTTTGACAGGTGAATATATGATTTGTGAGCGAGTATGCTTTTCCTTTTATATGGTCCTCACATGAGATTTTTCAACACCTGAATAAGTTAATACATTCTTTTTTATTTGTGTGACCTCTTACATATAATCTTGAATATTTGTCGTTATATTCAGTGGAGGCTACAATATCAAGACGGGGCCAGGCTGTATGATTGAACTCATGAAATTTGATATGGGTGGTTCTGCAGCAGTTCTGGGTGCAGCCAAAGCTCTTGGTCAAATCAAGCCTGCTGGAGTAGAGGTAATTCATTTTGTTTCTCGCCACTTCAAGGATATGGTGTTTATTTGACTTGATTCATGTGCATCTTTGTGTTTTCCATCTATTCCCATTAGGCTCTCTTGTGGCATATTGTTCACACTGGCTATAATTCAGTGTATTTGAATTGTTTTTAGCAAATGGCTTAAAACCTATATTTGGTTATTTGTCTGCAGGTTCACTTCATTGTTGCAGCTTGTGAGAACATGATAAGTGGGACAGGCATGAGGCCAGGAGACATCGTCACAGCTTCAAATGGGAAGACGATTGAGGTGAATTTTCAATTTTGCTTGCTATGGATTGACCTTTTCTTTTCTGTTCAGTTTTTTGTTGAATTTTAGAAATATTTTCTGTGTACATTTATGCCCTTGTTTACGGAAACATTAATGTGCATATAGGTTGGCTGGCTTTGAGATGTCTTTTCCATGGCATGCTCTGAACAGTTTTTTTGTGCTCATGTAAACTAATTCTGAGTCTTCAGTCCATTTGGAACACTatgtatttcaattaattgtgAATGTAAATAACTAAATATGAATAActaacaagttttttttttaaaaaaagaataacTAATGAAAGTGCTTGTTTTTATAAGTTTGTAActgaaattgattttgggttatGAGTTTTGTTGGTTACTTGGCGTTCTTATCCTGGTTTCGCACCATGTGATTGTTTAGCTATAAAAACACTTTTAAGGCTAGTTTACATGAGTACTACTGTTACCTTGATTGTTCCATGTAGTTTTTTCATTGCATGGACTgacattaataattaatatctgAATCAACCTGTCTTTAACATGAATTATTGTTCTGATATCTTCCCTTAAATCAAGAGGCATTCAGTATGTGATAATCACTTTTCATTGGTTTTTAACATCTCTCTAGTTTTAAGTGGAAATACTGAATTCCTAGTTTctatttattttgattaaagGGTCTTTCTTGTTCTCCTATTATGTCCATACATTTGTATAGATGATACTCTCTGATTTCCTTGTCATTTCCCAATTATATTCTCG is drawn from Primulina eburnea isolate SZY01 chromosome 10, ASM2296580v1, whole genome shotgun sequence and contains these coding sequences:
- the LOC140842785 gene encoding neutral leucine aminopeptidase, chloroplastic-like, translating into MAAVKILSTSLNLLASSTSSSSSCHYHYCPSVFAKFRFRPVWDISVSIPPFSSKRAKRMAHSIARATLGLTQPNNIDPPKISFAAKEIDLAEWRGDILAVGVTEKDMAKDENLKFKNLVLQKLDSHLGGLLSEVSSEEDFTGKSGQSTILRLPGLGSKRVGLIGLGSTSATLAYHGLGEAVAAAAKSTQSSNVAITLASSEGLSLESKPATASAIAAGAVLGTFDDNRFKSESKTPVLKSVDILGLGTGHEIEKKLKYAEDVCSGIILGRELVNAPANVVTPGVLAEEAKKIASQYSDVFSAKILDVEQCKELKMGSYLGVAAASANPPHFIHLCYRPLNGEVKTKLALVGKGLTFDSGGYNIKTGPGCMIELMKFDMGGSAAVLGAAKALGQIKPAGVEVHFIVAACENMISGTGMRPGDIVTASNGKTIEVNNTDAEGRLTLADALVYACNQGVEKIVDLATLTGACVVALGPSIAGIFTPSDDLAKEVLAASEISGEKLWRMPMEESYWESMKSGVADMVNTGGRQGGAITAALFLKQFVDEKVQWMHIDMAGPVWSDKKKSATGFGISTLVEWVLKNSL